The genomic region AGGGATGAGGTTAGGAGGGTTGCGGAAATAGTTGGGAGCAGGCTTGGCGATGTTAGTGTACTCGTTAATAACGCTGGTGTGATGTATTTAATGCCGTTTGAGTCATATAATGAGGAGTTATTTGATAGGATGATAGGCGTTAACCTTAAGGGTATAATCTATACAACCCTTGAATTCCTACCGCAGTTAAAGAGGACGAGAGGTGCCATAATCAATATAGCTTCAAATGCGGGTATAGGTACGGCATTCGAAGGCACTACCTACTACGCAATAACGAAGGCTGCCGTGATAATACTCACGAAGCGCATGGCCTTTGAACTTGGGAAATACGGCATTAGAGTCAATGCGGTCGCGCCTGGTTGGGTCGAGACAGACATGACCACCGCCAATAGGACTCCTGAGGAGATTGAGAAAACAAAGGCTCTAGTTAGGTCAAGGACCATGCTAAATACTACTGGCGTGCCTGAGGACATAGCCAACGT from Vulcanisaeta distributa DSM 14429 harbors:
- a CDS encoding glucose 1-dehydrogenase — encoded protein: MGEFSNKVVLVTGGTRGIGRAIAEAFLREGAKVAVTYARSDDKARELEKMGILAIKCDVANRDEVRRVAEIVGSRLGDVSVLVNNAGVMYLMPFESYNEELFDRMIGVNLKGIIYTTLEFLPQLKRTRGAIINIASNAGIGTAFEGTTYYAITKAAVIILTKRMAFELGKYGIRVNAVAPGWVETDMTTANRTPEEIEKTKALVRSRTMLNTTGVPEDIANVVLFLASERARYITGQTIVADGGRIDYLTHGI